A region of Vigna radiata var. radiata cultivar VC1973A chromosome 10, Vradiata_ver6, whole genome shotgun sequence DNA encodes the following proteins:
- the LOC106774691 gene encoding F-box/LRR-repeat protein At4g14096 has product MVDLISSLPDEIICYILSFLPSQQVVATTVLSKRWNLLWRSVPSLDFDTAIEDFWRRRKTFKKFYSSVYSFLVGRGDQPFYRICLRHICNSSIDITKSIKTHIRTAVSGSDRVQILDLKFHRDIVIPSVVFMFKTLVVLKLEKITVEDISFVDLPLLMILHLKNIISPKKIDLPHLFSGCPNLEVLKVLEVRRQTKGKFIRLPKLVKVSIDKPLLPLEIFKDIEVLKMPIFQPNLNFDFHNLVELQLKVALDWLLVLKVLNHCPRLQNLVIDISKV; this is encoded by the exons ATGGTTGATTTGATAAGTAGTCTCCCAGATGAAATCATTtgttatattctttcttttcttccatccCAACAAGTTGTTGCAACCACTGTTCTCTCTAAGCGTTGGAATCTTCTATGGCGTTCTGTTCCCTCTTTGGATTTCGACACGGCTATTGAAGATTTTTGGCGTCGCCGAAAGActttcaaaaagttttataGTTCGGTGTACTCTTTCTTGGTTGGTCGTGGAGATCAACCCTTCTATAGAATTTGTCTCAGACACATATGTAACTCTTCCATTGATATTACTAAGAGTATCAAGACACATATTCGAACTGCAGTTAGTGGAAGTGATAGAGTTCAAATCCTCGACCTCAAGTTTCATCGGGACATTGTCATTCCATCTGTGGTGTTTATGTTTAAAACTCTTGTAGTTCTCAAGTTGGAGAAAATAACAGTGGAAGATATTTCCTTTGTTGATTTGCCCTTGCTTATGATCTTgcatctaaaaaatattatttccccaaaaaaaattgatcttcCACATCTTTTTTCTGGGTGTCCTAATCTTGAGGTCTTAAAAGTCTTAGAAGTGCGGCGTCAAACTAAAGGAAAGTTTATCCGATTGCCCAAGTTGGTCAAAGTCAGCATCGATAAACCTTTACTTCCATTGGAAATATTTAAGGATATCGAAGTTTTGAAAATGCCT atatTTCAACCAAACCTGAATTTTGACTTTCACAATTTAGTTGAACTTCAATTGAAAGTGGCCTTGGATTGGCTTCTGGTCTTGAAAGTGCTCAATCATTGTCCCAGGCTTCAAAATCTTGTCATTGACATTTCTAAGGTTTAA
- the LOC106774692 gene encoding bidirectional sugar transporter SWEET7-like — MVTADIVRTVVGIIGNIISGCLFLSPVPTFLEIWKKGSVEEYSAVPYMATLMNCMVWTLYGLPMVHPHSLLVVSINGGGCVIEMIYVTLFFLYSTRTKRLILFLCLFLQLLFLTLLSILTFTSIHDVDKRSAVVGTICVIFNVGMYASPLSVMKLVMKTKSVEYMPFSLSLASFGNGLSWTAYSLIPFDPFMAIPNGIGTTFSVAQLILYATYYKSTKRQIEGRNAKGVGEANLSEVVVGNNDQDPSNINGIDVFPDGF; from the exons ATGGTCACTGCAGATATTGTTCGAACAGTGGTTGGCATCATAG GAAACATCATTTCGGGGTGCCTTTTCTTGTCTCCAGT GCCAACGTTTCTGGAGATATGGAAAAAGGGATCAGTGGAGGAGTACTCAGCAGTGCCATACATGGCCACACTGATGAACTGCATGGTTTGGACTTTGTATGGCCTACCAATGGTGCACCCTCACAGCTTGCTGGTGGTGAGCATCAATGGTGGAGGATGCGTGATTGAGATGATCTATGTCACCCTGTTCTTCCTCTACTCTACTCGTACTAAGAGGCTCATCCTCTTCCTTTGCCTCTTCTTACAACTCCTCTTCCTCACGCTTCTCTCCATTCTCACCTTCACTTCCATTCATGATGTCGACAAACGTTCTGCTGTTGTTGGAACCATCTGCGTCATCTTCAACGTTGGCATGTACGCTTCGCCCTTGTCCGTCATG AAACTGGTGATGAAGACCAAAAGCGTTGAGTACATGCCATTTTCCCTCTCTCTAGCGTCCTTTGGCAATGGTTTGTCTTGGACTGCATATTCTCTCATCCCTTTTGATCCTTTCATGGCT ATACCAAATGGGATCGGGACAACATTTTCTGTGGCACAACTAATTCTGTACGCAACCTATTACAAGTCCACTAAGAGGCAGATAGAAGGAAGGAATGCCAAAGGGGTAGGAGAGGCGAATCTCTCAGAGGTGGTGGTCGGTAACAATGATCAAGATCCTAGCAATATCAACGGGATTGATGTTTTTCCCGATGGTTTTTAA